From a region of the Balaenoptera ricei isolate mBalRic1 chromosome 11, mBalRic1.hap2, whole genome shotgun sequence genome:
- the LOC132374488 gene encoding histone H2B type 1-J-like, with product MPEAAKSAPAPKKGSKKAVTKAQKKDGKKRKRSRKESYSIYVYKVLKQVHPDTGISSKAMGIMNSFVNDIFERIAGEASRLAHYNKRSTITSREIQTAVRLLLPGELAKHAVSEGTKAVTKYTSAK from the coding sequence ATGCCGGAAGCGGCTAAATCTGCTCCTGCTCCGAAGAAGGGATCCAAGAAGGCGGTTACTAAAGCGCAGAAAAAGGATGGTAAAAAGCGCAAACGCAGCCGCAAAGAGAGTTATTCCATCTATGTGTACAAGGTGCTGAAGCAGGTCCACCCGGACACCGGTATTTCGTCTAAGGCCATGGGCATCATGAACTCGTTTGTTAACGACATTTTCGAGCGCATCGCGGGCGAGGCGTCGCGCCTGGCGCATTACAACAAGCGGTCGACCATCACGTCCAGGGAGATCCAGACGGCCGTGCGCCTGCTGCTGCCCGGGGAGCTGGCCAAGCACGCCGTGTCCGAGGGCACCAAGGCCGTCACCAAGTACACCAGCGCCAAGTAA
- the LOC132374480 gene encoding histone H2A type 1-J-like, protein MMSGRGKQSGKARAKAKTRSSRAGLQFPVGRVHRLLRKGNYAERVGAGAPVYLAAVLEYLTAEILELAGNAARDNKKTRIIPRHLQLAIRNDEELNKLLGKVTIAQGGVLPNIQAVLLPKKTESHHKTK, encoded by the coding sequence ATGATGTCCGGACGAGGCAAACAAAGCGGTAAGGCTCGCGCTAAGGCTAAGACTCGGTCTTCGCGGGCCGGGCTTCAGTTCCCCGTGGGCCGGGTGCACCGCTTGCTCCGCAAGGGCAACTACGCCGAGCGGGTTGGGGCCGGCGCGCCGGTGTACCTGGCGGCGGTGCTGGAGTACCTGACGGCCGAGATCCTGGAGCTGGCGGGCAACGCGGCCCGCGACAACAAGAAGACGCGTATCATCCCGCGCCACCTGCAGCTGGCCATCCGCAACGACGAGGAGCTCAACAAGCTGCTGGGCAAAGTCACCATCGCTCAGGGCGGCGTCTTGCCCAACATCCAGGCCGTGCTGCTGCCTAAGAAGACCGAGAGCCaccacaagaccaaataa
- the LOC132374310 gene encoding histone H3-like gives MKRGVRPQTVQQGPDKAACESAPATGGVKKPHRYRPGTVALREIRRYQKSTELLIRKLPFQRLVREIAQDFKTDLRFQSSADTNLCAIHAKRVTIMPKDIQFPYRSTESFLAR, from the exons ATGAAACGGG GTGTGCGTCCACAG ACGGTGCAGCAAGGACCTGACAAGGCGGCTTGCGAGAGCGCGCCGGCCACGGGCGGCGTGAAGAAGCCGCACCGCTACCGGCCCGGCACGGTGGCCCTGCGCGAGATCCGCCGCTACCAGAAGTCCACGGAGCTGCTGATCCGCAAGCTGCCGTTCCAGCGGTTGGTGCGCGAGATCGCGCAGGACTTCAAGACCGACCTGCGCTTCCAGAGCTCGGCC GACACCAACCTGTGTGCCATCCACGCCAAGCGCGTCACCATCATGCCCAAGGACATCCAGTTCCCCTACAGATCAACGGAGAGCTTCCTGGCACGATAG
- the LOC132374495 gene encoding histone H4, giving the protein MSGRGKGGKGLGKGGAKRHRKVLRDNIQGITKPAIRRLARRGGVKRISGLIYEETRGVLKVFLENVIRDAVTYTEHAKRKTVTAMDVVYALKRQGRTLYGFGG; this is encoded by the coding sequence ATGTCCGGACGTGGTAAGGGGGGCAAAGGTTTGGGGAAAGGGGGCGCCAAGCGCCACCGCAAAGTCTTGCGCGACAACATCCAGGGCATCACCAAGCCCGCCATCCGCCGCCTGGCCCGGCGTGGAGGTGTCAAGCGCATCTCTGGTCTCATCTACGAGGAGACCCGTGGGGTGCTGAAGGTGTTCCTGGAGAACGTGATCCGGGACGCCGTCACCTACACCGAGCACGCCAAGCGCAAGACGGTCACGGCCATGGACGTAGTCTACGCGCTGAAGCGCCAAGGACGTACTCTCTACGGTTTCGGcggctaa
- the LOC132374473 gene encoding histone H2A type 1-like has protein sequence MMSGRGKQGGKVRAKAKTRSSRAGLQFPVGRVHRLLRKGNYAERVGAGAPVYLAAVLEYLTAEILELAGNAARDNKKTRIIPRHLQLAIRNDEELNKLLGKVTIAQGGVLPNIQAVLLPKKTESHHKAKGK, from the coding sequence ATGATGTCTGGACGGGGCAAGCAAGGCGGGAAAGTTCGCGCCAAGGCCAAGACCCGCTCTTCACGGGCCGGGCTCCAGTTCCCCGTGGGCCGAGTGCACCGCCTGCTCCGCAAGGGCAACTACGCCGAGCGAGTCGGGGCCGGCGCGCCGGTGTACCTGGCGGCGGTGCTGGAGTACCTGACCGCGGAGATCTTGGAGTTGGCGGGCAACGCGGCCCGCGACAACAAGAAGACGCGTATCATTCCGCGTCATCTGCAGCTGGCTATTCGCAACGACGAGGAGCTTAACAAGCTACTGGGTAAAGTCACCATCGCTCAGGGTGGCGTATTGCCCAATATCCAGGCTGTGCTGCTGCCCAAAAAGACCGAGAGCCACCACAAGGCCAAGGGCAAGTAA
- the LOC132374489 gene encoding histone H2B type 1-K-like, protein MPELAKSALAPKKGSKKAVTKAQKKDGKKRKRSRKESYSVYVYKVLKQVHPDTGISSKAMGIMNSFVNDIFERIAGEASRLAHYNKRSTITSREIQTAVRLLLPGELAKHAVSEGTKAVTKYTSAK, encoded by the coding sequence ATGCCTGAGCTGGCGAAGTCCGCTCTAGCCCCGAAGAAGGGCTCTAAGAAGGCGGTGACCAAAGCGCAGAAGAAGGATGGCAAGAAACGGAAGCGCAGCCGCAAGGAGAGCTACTCCGTGTACGTGTACAAGGTGCTGAAGCAGGTCCACCCAGACACTGGCATCTCGTCCAAGGCCATGGGCATCATGAACTCGTTCGTTAATGACATCTTCGAGCGCATCGCGGGCGAGGCGTCGCGTCTGGCGCACTACAACAAGCGCTCGACCATCACGTCCAGGGAGATTCAGACGGCCGTACGCCTGCTGTTGCCCGGGGAGCTGGCGAAGCACGCTGTGTCCGAGGGTACCAAAGCTGTTACCAAGTACACCAGCGCCAAGTAA